From Dryobates pubescens isolate bDryPub1 chromosome 22, bDryPub1.pri, whole genome shotgun sequence, the proteins below share one genomic window:
- the CEND1 gene encoding cell cycle exit and neuronal differentiation protein 1: MDSKGNVRSGNKPDAKAPGSGKAEKPNPGPTTNADKKETPKEQPTPAAATKKTGGDAAVANNHSNLKPSPAAGETQEAAGQSPDSDHKGNSSEEAAGSFFDNMKPLIIVGGVAVAALAVIVGVAFLARKK, translated from the coding sequence ATGGATTCCAAAGGCAACGTCCGCAGCGGAAACAAACCTGACGCCAAGGCGCCCGGCtctggaaaggcagaaaagcCCAACCCTGGGCCCACCACCAACGCAGACAAGAAGGAGACCCCCAAAGAGCAGCCAACTCCTGCCGCCGCCACCAAGAAGACAGGAGGGGACGCCGCCGTCGCCAACAACCACAGCAACCTGAagcccagccccgctgccggcGAGACGCAAGAGGCCGCCGGGCAGTCCCCTGACTCGGACCACAAGGGCAACAGCTCGGAGGAGGCGGCAGGCAGCTTCTTCGACAACATGAAGCCCTTGATCATCGTGGGAGGAGTGGCGGTGGCGGCGCTGGCGGTGATCGTGGGAGTGGCCTTCCTAGCCCGGAAAAAATGA